The following are from one region of the Aspergillus chevalieri M1 DNA, chromosome 1, nearly complete sequence genome:
- the SES1 gene encoding serine--tRNA ligase SES1 (COG:J;~EggNog:ENOG410PFEB;~InterPro:IPR006195,IPR015866,IPR042103,IPR010978, IPR033729,IPR002317,IPR002314;~PFAM:PF02403,PF00587;~go_function: GO:0000166 - nucleotide binding [Evidence IEA];~go_function: GO:0004812 - aminoacyl-tRNA ligase activity [Evidence IEA];~go_function: GO:0004828 - serine-tRNA ligase activity [Evidence IEA];~go_function: GO:0005524 - ATP binding [Evidence IEA];~go_process: GO:0006418 - tRNA aminoacylation for protein translation [Evidence IEA];~go_process: GO:0006434 - seryl-tRNA aminoacylation [Evidence IEA]), whose protein sequence is MLDIADFITERGGNPNKIKESQRKRFAPESAVDEVIALYEEARRARYEVGQIGSQLNGILKQIGMKKKNKEDANDLIEQKTNLEKTKKEAEELAVEKESQRDRKIRTIGNYVHESVPVSNNEDDNVVAKEWSPEGVAVEKRDCLSHHEVLTRLDGYDPDRGVKIVGHRGYCLTGYGLFLNLALINYGLEFLWSKGYKPNQPPQFMLRDLMAKTAQLEQFDEELYKVTESEDKSTDKYLIATSEQPLSALHDGEWLQDKDLPIKYAGYSTCYRKEAGAHGKDAWGIFRVHQFEKIEQFVLTKPENSWKAFDEMMAISEEFYQSLGLPYQIVSIVSGALNNAASKKYDLEAWFPFQGEYKELVSCSNCTDYQARALEIRYGTKKATDVRKSYVHALNATLCATERTLCCVLENYQKEDGFVVPEPLRKYIPGAPEFLPFTKELPKDTTSHKVKGKQASKASGSAEQTTKKMQNLQV, encoded by the exons ATGCTTGACATTGCAGACTTCATCACCGAACGTGGTGGAAATCCCAATAAAATCAAAGAGAGTCAGCGGAAACGGTTCGCTCCGGAGAGTGCAGTAGACGAAGTTATCGCTTTATATGAGGAAGCGCGCAGAG CACGATATGAGGTGGGGCAAATTGGCTCCCAACTCAATGGTATCCTCAAACAAATCGGAATGAAAAAGAAG AACAAGGAAGATGCGAACGATCTGATTGAGCAAAAGACCAACTTGGAGAAAACGAAGAAAGAGGCCGAGGAACTTGCTgttgaaaaagaaagccaGAGAGACCGGAAGATCCGGACTATTGGTAACTACGTCCATGAATCTGTTCCTGTGAGCAACAACGAG GATGACAACGTTGTGGCCAAGGAGTGGTCGCCTGAAGGTGTGGCCGTAGAGAAGCGCGATTGCCTCTCTCATCATGAAGTCCTCACCCGCTTAGATGGGTACGATCCAGACCGCGGTGTCAAAATCGTTGGCCACCGTGGCTATTGCTTGACTGGCTATGGCCTCTTTCTGAATCTCGCCCTCATAAACTACGGCCTGGAATTTCTTTGGTCAAAGGGTTACAAGCCTAACCAGCCGCCTCAATTCATGCTCAGGGACCTAATGGCGAAGACTGCCCAGTTAGAGCAATTTGACGAGGAACTATACAAAGTCACTGAGAGCGAGGACAAGTCAACCGACAAGTATCTCATCGCAACTTCTGAGCAGCCGTTGTCAGCATTACATGATGGAGAGTGGCTTCAGGACAAAGATCTTCCGATTAA GTATGCTGGCTACAGTACATGCTACCGGAAAGAAGCAGGTGCTCATGGCAAAGATGCCTGGGGAATTTTCCGTGTGCATCAATTTGAGAAG ATTGAGCAATTCGTTTTGACCAAACCCGAGAATTCATGGAAAGCTTTCGACGAGATGATGGCTATCTCAGAAGAGTTTTACCAGTCCTTAGGACTTCCTTACCAAATTGTCTCCATTGTATCTGGAGCTCTCAACAACGCGGCATCTAAGAAATATGATCTAGAGGCTTGGTTTCCTTTCCAAGGCGAGTATAAGGAACTGGTTTCTTGCTCCAACTGCACCGATTATCAAGCAAGGGCTTTGGAGATTCGCTATGGCACCAAGAAAGCCACCGATGTGAGAAAGTCCTATGTGCATGCTCTAAACGCCACGTTATGTGCCACCGAGCGTACGCTTTGCTGTGTTCTCGAGAACTATCAGAAGGAGGAT GGATTTGTGGTCCCAGAACCTCTGAGGAAATATATTCCCGGAGCTCCCGAATTTCTACCTTTCACTAAAGAGCTTCCCAAGGATACTACTTCACACAAGGTCAAGGGGAAGCAGGCATCGAAAGCTTCAGGCAGCGCAGAGCAGACCACGAAGAAAATGCAAAATCTTCAGGTTTAA
- a CDS encoding transcription elongation factor 1 family protein (BUSCO:EOG09265KPR;~COG:K;~EggNog:ENOG410PQMN;~InterPro:IPR007808,IPR038567;~PFAM:PF05129), whose protein sequence is MSIGPTSQAYLISYLFVHLPASTEVSNHYLRLSPNFSSITETMGKRKKSSRQPQGPKKREPLPSTFACLFCNHENSIVVKLDKKLGLGNLSCKVCGQRFQTGINYLSAAVDVYSDWVDACDAVAKDAANKYEERDARGMRLNEYPVSYESRETGAVIGESRKSDADDF, encoded by the exons ATGTCTATAGGGCCCACCTCCCAAGCTTACTTAATCTCATACCTTTTCGTACACCTTCCTGCTTCTACGGAAGTGTCCAATCATTATCTACGCCTGTCGCCCAATTTTTCATCCATAACCGAAACCATG GGCAAGCGGAAGAAGTCGAGCAGACAACCACAGGGACCAAAGAAG AGAGAGCCGTTACCTTCAACGTTTGCATGCTTGTTTTGCAATCACGAGAACTCCATTGTTGTTAAACTTGACAAGAAATTGGGCCTGGGGAATTTGTCTTGCAAGGTGTGCGGGCAAAGATTCCAGACGGGTATCAACT ATCTTTCCGCCGCCGTTGATGTATATTCTGACTGGGTGGATGCTTGTGACGCCGTGGCCAAAGACGCCGCTAACAAGTATGAAGAACGTGACGCTCGTGGCATGCGTTTAAACGAGTATCCTGTTTCTTACGAGTCACGGGAGACTGGAGCAGTAATTGGTGAGAGCAGGAAAAGTGACGCCGATGATTTCTAA
- the rhbA gene encoding Rheb family small GTPase rhbA (COG:S;~EggNog:ENOG410PJZE;~InterPro:IPR005225,IPR001806,IPR027417,IPR020849;~PFAM:PF00025,PF08477,PF00071,PF01926;~go_component: GO:0016020 - membrane [Evidence IEA];~go_function: GO:0003924 - GTPase activity [Evidence IEA];~go_function: GO:0005525 - GTP binding [Evidence IEA];~go_process: GO:0007165 - signal transduction [Evidence IEA]) — protein MPTAPKQRKIAIVGSRSVGKSSLTVRFVEHHFVESYYPTIENTFSRIIKYNGQDFATEIVDTAGQDEYSILNSKHFIGIHGYIIAYSVASRQSFDMVRVIRDKILNHLGADYVPLVIVGNKSDLKPEQRQVSLDEGRQLGEEFHCAFTEASARLGYNVDKTFDLIIGEIEKSQNPSQPAGANKCTVM, from the exons ATGCCCACCGCGCCTAAGCAACGGAAGATAGCTATTGTTGGCAGTCGATCTGTTG GTAAATCTTCTCTCACAGTTCGCTTTGTCGAGCATCATTTTGTAGAAAGCTACTATCCGACGATTGAGAACACATTCAGCCGGATCATTAAATACAATGGACAAGATTTCGCAACCGAAATTGTCGACACAGCTGGTCAA GATGAATACAGCATCCTAAATTCCAAGCATTTCATTGGAATTCATGGATACATTATTGCCTATTCAGTGGCTTCACGTCAATCTTTCGATATGGTCCGTGTCATTCGGGACAAGATACTGAACCATCTT GGAGCAGACTATGTACCTCTAGTGATTGTTGGGAACAAAAGTGACCTTAAGCCCGAACAGCGTCAGGTCTCTTTGGATGAGGGCCGGCAATTAGGGGAAGAATTCCATTGCGCGTTTACTGAAGCTAGCGCTCGTCTTGGCTATAACGTCGACAAGACCTTCGACCTGATTATTGGTGAGATTGAAAAATCTCAGAACCCGTCGCAACCTGCAGGCGCCAACAAATGCACTGTTATGTGA
- the rps1 gene encoding 40S ribosomal protein eS1 (COG:J;~EggNog:ENOG410PGZY;~InterPro:IPR027500,IPR001593,IPR018281;~PFAM:PF01015;~go_component: GO:0005840 - ribosome [Evidence IEA];~go_function: GO:0003735 - structural constituent of ribosome [Evidence IEA];~go_process: GO:0006412 - translation [Evidence IEA]), with product MAVGKNKRLSKGKKGIKKRTVDPFTRKDEYSVKAPSTFQTRDVGKTLVNRTTGLKNANDSLKGRIFEVSLADLQNDEDHAFRKVKLRVDEVQGKNCLTNFHGMDFTTDKLRSLVRKWQTLIEANVTVKTTDDYLVRLFAIAFTKRRPNQIKKTTYARSSQIRAIRKKMTDIMQREAVGCSLSQLTTKLIPEVIGREIEKATQGIYPLQNVHIRKVKLLKSPKFDLGALLNLHGESTTDDKGQKVEREFKEQVLETV from the exons ATGGCTGTTGGAAA GAACAAGCGCTTGTCTAAGGGCAAGAAGGGCATCAAGAAGAGGACTGTTGACCCTTTCACCCGTAAGGATGAATATTCTGTGAAG GCGCCTTCCACTTTCCAGACTCGCGA CGTGGGCAAGACCCTCGTCAACCGTACGACCGGTCTGAAGAACGCCAACGATTCTCTGAAGGGCCGGATTTTCGAGGTGTCGCTTGCTGATCTTCAGAACGACGAAGACCACGCTTTCCGCAAGGTCAAGCTTCGCGTGGATGAGGTTCAAGGAAAGAACTGCCTGACCAACTTCCACGGCATGGACTTCACTACCGACAAACTGCGGTCGCTTGTGCGCAAGTGGCAGACTCTCATCGAGGCGAACGTTACTGTTAAGACTACCGATGACTATCTCGTCCGCCTGTTCGCCATCGCGTTTACGAAGAGACGTCCAAACCAAATTAAGAAGACCACATACGCCCGATCTTCGCAGATCCGCGCCATCCGAAAGAAGATGACCGACATCATGCAACGTGAAGCGGTTGGCTGCTCGCTCTCTCAGCTCACAACGAAGCTCATCCCTGAGGTCATTGGGCGCGAGATTGAAAAGGCGACTCAGGGAATCTATCCCTTGCAAAAC GTCCATATCCGCAAGGTCAAGCTCCTCAAGTCCCCGAAGTTTGATCTTGGTGCCTTGCTGAACCTCCACGGGGAATCTACGACTGATGACAAGGGCCAGAAGGTTGAGAGGGAGTTCAAGGAACAGGTTCTTGAGACCGTCTGA
- a CDS encoding WAPL family protein (COG:S;~EggNog:ENOG410PMSV;~InterPro:IPR022771;~PFAM:PF07814;~TransMembrane:1 (o692-710i)), with protein MHGTQRRSHKHKTYGRSSRTQRSTYASFEESEFHANSHDRQGISDTSPTSESPDLQQPRKTEARETRETEIQKTRASGKPDGDLSGNPSFPDESTYRFQSSIKDELGAIKRKRHRFSPEFQGIDACGISVSNDDFSDMHAKSETTFTKPDNINRLNQGEKWDGTNAAPDFSLQSQPNMKSGYGEITHPRKKLVDLLDSVHPPAEGPPASLISDRESNSVACTSQSTLTRQRDITPQRVEDPATVPSSGLRGFPVTYARQRSFLNEAYVSSGIEDKEANTNSKNQLLEAKKASCFDLDADDDTSVGSGPIRSIHELRQAGDNSRFRSAVDCMFEDIANGDNTNSTRCNGLVQLSSKLLDRQFINRFSECGFAERLVEYMQYVKDDLDIISASFALCSIELLFSSGTFPQTHLASLWHSLLVLSPRLIDVEDDILLMSKARGSGVSKAVQKSIQETLLMLSNRLLPMLSPRSLALQCIRSVLSSLQQHNNTIEAMPTAVLDRFVCLLISIHHSNMDSPLSPEDCPMVITILSILETYTLLLGPLPVDQQSALKSLTQLSYFLQPKGFGHSNDRTQQIHVHYIRLILNLTNNEPSFCNAFVTPGLVEGLVSIITSGFNMSPEGGPVEESNTLNRIILALGTLINLTEKSDMAKAMFLIAEDRSTSFLHSLVQKFSAIINLMTETHPVNDSHYNVVVGYLSILLVTLCLNLEALSQVKELLGREGLDILLSTADEFQKYHEKVEEDLQARGSAYSSFTAQLQSIICQVRQSERFL; from the exons ATGCACGGCACGCAGCGGAGAAGCCATAAGCACAAGACTTATGGTAGATCTTCCAGGACCCAGCGGTCCACTTACGCCTCGTTCGAGGAGTCGGAATTTCACGCCAACTCTCACGACCGGCAAGGAATTTCGGACACTTCCCCCACATCAGAGTCACCTGACCTGCAACAACCCAGGAAGACTGAGGCCAGAGAGACCAGAGAGACAGAAATTCAGAAAACTCGAGCTTCTGGCAAACCGGACGGCGATCTTTCTGGAAACCCATCTTTTCCAGACGAATCCACTTACCGTTTCCAATCTTCCATCAAAGACGAACTAGGCGCTATCAAAAGAAAACGCCACAGATTTTCACCTGAGTTCCAGGGAATCGACGCCTGTGGAATTAGCGTCTCTAATGACGATTTTAGTGACATGCATGCCAAGAGCGAAACTACTTTCACAAAGCCTGATAACATCAACCGTCTTAATCAGGGTGAAAAGTGGGACGGAACCAATGCGGCCCCGGATTTCTCACTACAGTCTCAACCAAATATGAAAAGCGGCTATGGAGAAATTACCCACCCTCGGAAGAAGCTAGTGGATTTGCTGGATTCAGTCCACCCACCAGCTGAAGGGCCGCCTGCGTCCCTTATCAGTGACAGAGAGTCGAATAGTGTCGCTTGTACTTCGCAGTCTACTCTCACCAGGCAGCGTGACATTACGCCCCAACGCGTCGAGGATCCTGCTACTGTACCGTCGTCGGGCTTGCGAGGTTTCCCGGTTACATATGCGCGCCAACGATCTTTTCTAAATGAAGCATATGTGTCAAGTGGCATTGAAGATAAAGAGGCAAATACCAATTCGAAAAATCAACTTCTTGAGGCTAAAAAAGCCTCGTGCTTCGACTTGGATGCCGATGATGACACTAGTGTTGGCTCCGGCCCAATTCGAAGTATCCATGAGCTAAGACAAGCGGGTGATAATTCGCGCTTTCGAAGCGCAGTTGACTGTATGTTTGAAGATATTGCAAATGGTGATAACACGAACTCTACACGATGCAATGGTCTTGTACAGCTCAGTTCGAAACTCTTGGACCGTCAATTTATCAATCGGTTCTCTGAATGTGGATTTGCAGAAAGGCTTGTGGAGTACATGCAATACGTCAAGGATGACCTCGACATAATCTCTGCTTCGTTTGCACTTTGTTCCATTGAGTTATTGTTTTCGAGTGGCACGTTCCCCCAAACGCATCTGGCCAGTCTTTGGCACAGCCTTCTGGTTCTCTCTCCGAGGTTGATTGATGTGGAAGATGACATCCTGCTTATGAGTAAGGCACGGGGCTCTGGGGTGTCGAAAGCAGTACAAAAGTCCATACAGGAAACTCTGCTGatgttgtccaatcggctGCTACCAATGTTGAGTCCTCGCTCCCTAGCACTTCAATGTATCCGGTCTGTTCTTTCAAGTCTCCAACAGCACAACAACACCATTGAGGCGATGCCTACCGCAGTTCTGGATCGGTTCGTTTGTTTATTGATATCGATACATCATAGTAACATGGACTCGCCATTATCACCGGAGGATTGTCCAATGGTAATTACTATTTTGTCAATATTGGAAACATACACACTTCTTTTGGGTCCTTTGCCTGTCGACCAGCAGAGCGCGTTGAAATCACTTACGCAGCTCTCCTATTTCCTTCAGCCGAAGGGATTCGGACATTCCAACGATCGCACCCAACAAATACATGTCCACTATATTCGCCTCATATTGAATCTCACCAATAACGAGCCCTCTTTTTGCAATGCTTTTGTTACGCCTGGTCTTGTCGAGGGTCTGGTCAGCATCATAACCTCAGGATTCAATATGTCGCCTGAAGGAGGCCCAGTCGAAGAGAGTAATACATTGAACAGGATAATACTAGCTCTTGGGACTCTTATTAATCTGACAGAGAAAAGCGATATGGCAAAAGCTATGTTTCTCATTGCGGAAGATCGTTCTACATCATTTCTTCATTCGCTCGTTCAGAAGTTTTCGGCTATTATCAACCTAATGACCGAG ACCCACCCTGTCAATGATTCGCACTATAATGTCGTTGTTGGTTACTTGTCTATCCTCTTGGTCACGCTTTGTTTAAACCTCGAGGCATTATCGCAAGTAAAGGAATTGCTTGGTAGGGAGGGTTTGGACATATTATTGTCTACTGCTGACGAGTTCCAAAAATACCATGAGAAAGTCGAAGAAGATTTACAAGCACGAGGTAGTGCATATTCTAGTTTCACGGCCCAGTTACAAAGTATCATATGTCAGGTCCGCCAGTCAGAGCGCTTTTTGTGA
- the FUR1 gene encoding uracil phosphoribosyltransferase (COG:F;~EggNog:ENOG410PF9P;~InterPro:IPR029057,IPR000836;~PFAM:PF14681;~go_process: GO:0009116 - nucleoside metabolic process [Evidence IEA]), producing MDDIESEPVPSPAQGVGPIYRPDGEKPTATVSKSLSYENVHVLPQTPQLIALLTMIRDKGTGRADFIFYSNRIIRLLVEEGLNHLPVVEHSVTTPVGRAYLGVKFEGKICGVSIMRAGEAMEQGLRDCCRSVRIGKILIQRDEETCKPKLFYDKLPADIANRWVLLLDPMFATGGSATLAVEVLKARGVPEDHILFLNLIASPSGVADFAERFPKLRVVTAFIDQGLDEKKYIIPGLGDFGDRYYTL from the exons ATGGACGACATTGAGTCTGAACCTGTTCCTTCTCCTGCTCAAGGTGTAGGTCCAATTTACAGACCTGATGGTGAGAAACCAACAGCAACAGTTTCAAAGAGCTTATCATACGAAAACGTTCATGTATTGCCCCAAACTCCCCAGTTGATTGCCCTTCTAAC GATGATTCGAGATAAAGGAACCGGGCGTGCAGATTTCATCTTCTATTCAAACAGAATTATTCGGCTACTGGTAGAAGAAGGCTTAAACCATCTGCCTGTTGTGGAGCACTCAGTGACAACCCCAGTCGGCCGCGCCTATCTCGGAGTCAAATTTGAGGGGAAAATATGTGGGGTATCCATTATGAGAGCAGGGGAGGCGATGGAGCAAGGATTGAGAGACTGTTGTCGATCGGTTCGAATTGGGAAGATTTTGATCCAGCGGGACGAAGAGACGTGCAAACCGAAACTTTTCTATGACAAACTTCCCGCTGATATTGCTAATCGATGGGTTCTGCTCCTTGATCCAATGTTTGCAACAG GAGGTTCCGCTACTCTCGCTGTTGAAGTTCTGAAGGCGAGGGGTGTGCCAGAAGATCatatccttttcctcaaccTCATTGCAAGTCCGTCCGGGGTTGCGGATTTTGCAGAGCGTTTTCCTAAACTTAGGGTAGTGACTGCATTCATTGACCAAGGcttggatgagaagaa GTACATAATTCCAGGTTTGGGTGATTTCGGTGACCGATACTACACTTTGTAA